Proteins co-encoded in one Arthrobacter sp. ERGS1:01 genomic window:
- a CDS encoding single-stranded DNA-binding protein has product MAGETTITVIGNLTSDPELRFTPSGSAVANFTIASTPRTFDRQSNEWKDGETLFLRASIWREAAENVAESLTKGTRVIVSGRLKSRTYDTKEGEKRTVMELEVDEIGPSLRYANAKVNRTQRSGGQGGGNFGGGNGGNGGNFGGGNAGGGQGGFGGNSGGGNFGGNGGQQQSAPASDPWATPGGGSSGWGAGPDNSEPPF; this is encoded by the coding sequence ATGGCAGGCGAAACCACTATCACGGTCATTGGTAATCTCACCAGTGACCCCGAACTCCGGTTCACACCGAGCGGTTCAGCAGTAGCGAACTTCACCATTGCGTCGACTCCGCGGACCTTTGACCGCCAGTCCAACGAGTGGAAGGACGGCGAAACGCTGTTCCTCCGCGCGTCGATCTGGCGTGAAGCGGCCGAGAACGTCGCGGAGTCCCTCACGAAGGGAACCCGCGTCATCGTCTCGGGCCGGCTGAAGTCTCGGACCTACGACACCAAAGAAGGCGAAAAGCGCACCGTCATGGAGCTTGAGGTCGACGAGATCGGCCCCTCGCTGCGCTACGCCAACGCCAAGGTCAACCGCACCCAACGCTCCGGCGGTCAGGGTGGGGGCAACTTTGGCGGCGGCAACGGCGGCAATGGCGGTAACTTCGGCGGCGGCAACGCCGGCGGGGGCCAGGGCGGCTTTGGCGGCAATTCCGGCGGAGGAAACTTCGGCGGCAATGGCGGCCAGCAGCAGTCCGCACCGGCATCCGACCCCTGGGCCACGCCCGGTGGCGGTTCCTCCGGTTGGGGCGCCGGCCCGGATAACTCCGAGCCTCCCTTCTAA
- the rpsF gene encoding 30S ribosomal protein S6, with protein MRPYELMVIIDPEVDERTVESSLQKFLNVITNDGGTIEKVDIWGRRRLAYDIQKKSEGIYAVVNFTATPATAQELDRQLGLNETILRTKITRPEEQKVVAE; from the coding sequence ATGCGTCCTTACGAATTGATGGTAATCATCGACCCCGAGGTCGACGAGCGCACCGTAGAGTCGTCGCTTCAGAAGTTCCTCAATGTCATCACCAACGATGGTGGAACCATCGAAAAGGTTGACATCTGGGGCCGTCGCCGTCTGGCGTACGACATCCAGAAGAAGTCTGAAGGTATCTACGCAGTAGTGAACTTCACGGCTACTCCGGCTACCGCTCAGGAACTTGACCGCCAGCTTGGCCTCAACGAGACCATCCTGCGCACCAAGATCACCCGTCCGGAAGAGCAGAAAGTAGTAGCCGAGTAA